The region TGGTTGACCGATATCAATGAATCGATGTTGCGCGTGGGCCGCGACCGCCTCTTGAATCGCGGCTTGCTCACCCCCACCATGTTGTGTGACGCGGAAAAACTGCCATTCCCCGACAATTATTTCGACCGTGTCAGCGTGGCCTTTGGCCTGCGCAACATGACGCACAAGGATGTGGCGCTGGCGGAAATGCGCCGCGTGCTGAAACCGGGCGGCAAGCTGCTGGTGCTGGAGTTTTCCAAGGTGGCGGCGCCCCTGCAAAAGCCGTACGACCTGTATTCGTTCTCGGTCTTGCCGTGGTTCGGACAGAAAATCGCCGGCGACGCGGAAAGCTACCGCTACCTGGCCGAATCGATCCGCATGCACCCGGACCAGGAAACCCTCAAAACCATGATGGAAACGGCGGGCCTGGAACGCGTGCAGTACTACAATTTGACGGCAGGTATTGCCGCTTTGCACACCGGTATCAAGATGTAATGCATCAACGTTGGTGATTTTAGGAGATGGAATGAAATTGAAGAAATTTATGGTCGGCATGATGCTGGCCGCGACCACGGTATCCATGCTGGGCGAGGCGCTGGCCCGTCCCATGGGCGGTGGCCGTTCGTTTGGCCGCCAGTCGCAAAACGTGGGCCGCCAGGCGCCCGCACCGGCGCCAACCCCGGCACCGGCCGCCGCGCCACGCCAGGCGCAACCTGCGCCGGCTCCCGCACCGGCCCCTGCCGCCAAGGCACCGAGCCGCTGGAAGGGCTTGCTGGGCGGCGCCTTGCTGGGTCTGGGTTTGGGCGCGCTGCTGTCGCATTTCGGCCTGGGCGGCGCCCTGGCCAGCATGATCAGTACCCTGCTGATGGTGGCCTTGCTGGCCGGCGTGGCCTTCTTCATCTACCGCATGGTGCGCGGCAAGCGTGACAGCAATGCCAGCGGCAATGCGCCGTTCGCCGGTTTCGGCAACCAGCCTGCGCCAGCCGGCAACGTGCCTGACATCGGTTCGCGCATTCCACCGCTGCCGCCGCTGCAACCCGTCTCGTCCGGCGTTGGCCTGGATAAGCCGGACCCGGTCCCGGCCCCCGCTGCAGCGCCATGGGGCGTGCCAGGCGACTTCGACAAGGATGCCTTCCTGCGCCACGCGAAAAGCAATTTCATTCGCCTGCAAGCGGCCTGGGACAAGGCGGACGTCAACGATATCCGCGAATTCACGTCGCCGGAAGTGTATGCGGAACTGCGCATGCAAATCCAGGAACGGGGCGCGCAGCCGGACTTTACGGATGTCGTCACCATCGATGCCGAACTCCTGGGCATCGAGACGAGCGTCAACGATTACCTGGCCAGCGTGAAATTTACGGGCCTGATCCGTTCGGCGCCGGGCGCCGCGGCGGAACCGTTCGCGGAAGTGTGGAATATGTCGAAACCCGTCAGCGGCAACAGCGGCTGGGTCCTGGCAGGCATCCAGCAATTGAATTAATTGCAAAAACTTGCTGAATACTGGCTTAAGTCCATGCGGAATGCATGATGCTTAACAGATATTTCCTGCTGA is a window of Janthinobacterium rivuli DNA encoding:
- the ubiE gene encoding bifunctional demethylmenaquinone methyltransferase/2-methoxy-6-polyprenyl-1,4-benzoquinol methylase UbiE, whose product is MTNTTHFGYKTVAEDDKVREVAKVFHSVAAKYDVMNDLMSGGLHRLWKTFTIANAGVRPGFKVLDIAGGTGDLSKAFAKQAGPTGEVWLTDINESMLRVGRDRLLNRGLLTPTMLCDAEKLPFPDNYFDRVSVAFGLRNMTHKDVALAEMRRVLKPGGKLLVLEFSKVAAPLQKPYDLYSFSVLPWFGQKIAGDAESYRYLAESIRMHPDQETLKTMMETAGLERVQYYNLTAGIAALHTGIKM
- a CDS encoding Tim44 domain-containing protein, producing MKLKKFMVGMMLAATTVSMLGEALARPMGGGRSFGRQSQNVGRQAPAPAPTPAPAAAPRQAQPAPAPAPAPAAKAPSRWKGLLGGALLGLGLGALLSHFGLGGALASMISTLLMVALLAGVAFFIYRMVRGKRDSNASGNAPFAGFGNQPAPAGNVPDIGSRIPPLPPLQPVSSGVGLDKPDPVPAPAAAPWGVPGDFDKDAFLRHAKSNFIRLQAAWDKADVNDIREFTSPEVYAELRMQIQERGAQPDFTDVVTIDAELLGIETSVNDYLASVKFTGLIRSAPGAAAEPFAEVWNMSKPVSGNSGWVLAGIQQLN